A single genomic interval of Natator depressus isolate rNatDep1 chromosome 14, rNatDep2.hap1, whole genome shotgun sequence harbors:
- the C14H17orf67 gene encoding uncharacterized protein C17orf67 homolog encodes MKKLLVFLFILVILTIFTDTSPTLTEKEAKQILRTRREDRPRKAGFPDEPMREHMVYLQRLEQRSEEQFLEHWLNPHCYPHCNRNLVHPV; translated from the exons ATGAAGAAGTTACttgtgtttcttttcattttggtCATCCTGACCATTTTTACAG ATACTTCACCAACTTTGACTGAAAAAGAAGCTAAACAGATTCTGAGAACCCGTCGTGAAGATAGACCAAGAAAAGCAGGTTTCCCTGATGAGCCAATGAGg GAACACATGGTTTACCTCCAGCGCTTGGAGCAGAGATCAGAAGAACAGTTCCTTGAACATTGGTTAAATCCACACTGCTACCCGCATTGCAACAGGAATTTAGTTCATCCAGTCtaa